In a single window of the Bradyrhizobium erythrophlei genome:
- a CDS encoding plasmid stabilization protein, which translates to MPRGDKSGYTDKQKRQAEHIEEGYENRGGGNKEAARRAWATVNKESGGGNKSGSGRGVPDTNVSSKRGGRIGGPRGGKASASRPAAARSRSAKKAAATRKRNATAKSGARKAARKK; encoded by the coding sequence ATGCCCCGCGGCGACAAATCTGGTTATACCGACAAGCAGAAACGCCAGGCCGAACACATCGAGGAAGGCTACGAGAATCGCGGCGGCGGCAATAAGGAAGCCGCGCGGCGGGCGTGGGCGACCGTCAACAAGGAGAGCGGCGGCGGCAACAAGAGTGGCTCCGGGCGCGGCGTTCCCGACACCAACGTATCATCGAAGCGCGGCGGCAGGATCGGCGGCCCGCGCGGCGGCAAGGCCTCCGCGAGCCGGCCTGCCGCGGCGCGCTCGCGCTCCGCGAAAAAGGCGGCTGCGACGCGCAAGCGAAACGCGACGGCGAAGTCAGGTGCGCGCAAGGCCGCGCGGAAGAAATAG
- a CDS encoding DUF1801 domain-containing protein, which yields MKSTGSRSSARKRRAGFSDPAVDAVFSAYPKPLKAKLLALRRLIFDTAKTTKGVGALHETLKWGQPSYLTTETKSGSTIRIDRVKSATSRYAVYFHCQTDLVETFRELYPRELRYGGNRSILLNAEDELPEPALRHCLALALTYHLNKRKAARA from the coding sequence ATGAAGAGCACCGGCAGCAGGAGTTCCGCGCGCAAGCGGCGCGCAGGATTTTCGGATCCCGCGGTTGATGCGGTTTTCAGTGCCTACCCGAAGCCGCTTAAGGCCAAATTGCTGGCGTTGCGCCGCCTGATCTTCGACACCGCGAAGACAACGAAGGGCGTCGGCGCGCTGCATGAAACCTTGAAATGGGGGCAGCCGAGCTATCTCACGACCGAGACGAAAAGCGGTAGCACGATCCGTATCGACCGGGTCAAATCGGCCACCAGCCGATACGCGGTCTATTTCCATTGCCAGACCGATCTGGTCGAGACTTTCCGCGAGCTGTACCCTAGGGAATTGCGCTATGGCGGCAACCGAAGCATCCTGCTGAACGCGGAGGACGAACTTCCCGAGCCGGCGCTGCGTCACTGCCTGGCGCTGGCGCTGACCTATCATCTGAACAAG